The following DNA comes from Miscanthus floridulus cultivar M001 unplaced genomic scaffold, ASM1932011v1 fs_624_1_2, whole genome shotgun sequence.
GATATGATGGTCAGTCACTCATCAGTTTACGTTTAGCCGAAGCGGCAGCCACCGACGGCGACCTTGTGCGCACCTTCCTCCACCCGTGCAGCCTCTGCCTCGGCAGCGATGGCCTTAGCCGTGTCGTAGGAGGCGTGCAGCCCGACGAAGAAGTAGTAggcgagcagcgccgccgtccaGATCAAGAACCGCATGAAGGACGCGCCGTCGATGGATCCCAGCAGGAAGATGTTGATGAAGATGGACGCGGACGGCAGCCACGGCACGAGCGGCACCCCCCACATCTTGGGCGTGCGCGCCTTGGGCACGCCCCACTGCAGGTACGCCGTGGCGGCGAGCCACGCGGCGACCGTGACCACGTACGCcacccacccgccgccgccggagctcgTCATCCCCCAGTACGCGGCGGTGGCGATGGACGAGGCGACGATGACGGCGAGGCAGGCCACGAGCCTGTTCCGGTCCGAAGCCGCGGTCTCGCCGGCGACGTAGTAGCGGCGGACGAGCAGGGCCATGGCGACGAGCGTGAAGATGAAGAGCGTGGAGATGGAGAGCAGGTTGGAAAGGATGCCGAGGTTGGTGAAGAGTGCGATGACGGCGGTGGCGACCATCATGACGACGGTGGCGTAGACGGGGGTGCCGAACCTCGGGTGCACCTGCGCgaggcacggcggcgccatgTGCGTCCGCGCGATGTGGGTCAGGTACCTGGCCTGCCCGACGGCGCCGACGAGGAGCACGGTGGTCATGCCCTTGAGCGCGCCGAACGCCACGATGTACTTGGCCCAGTCCATGCCGACGGCGGTGAAGGCGACACTGAAGGGCGCGTCGGCGTCGATCTCGGTGTAGGGCTGCATGAGGCAGAGCACCAGCGCCAGGAGGCAGTAGACGGCGGTGGTGAGCGTCATGGCGCCGACGAGCCCCACGGGGATGTCCCTGGCGGGGTTCCTCGTCTCCTCCGCCATGGTGCTCACGGCGTCGAAGCCGAGGTAGGCGAAGAAGAGCACGGCCGAGGCCGCGAAGATGCCCCGCGCGCCGAACGGCGCGAAGTCGGCGCTGAGGTTGGCGGCGTTCGCCTTGGTCAGCCCCGCCACGACGATGAAGGCGATGACGGCGAGGTGCAGGATGGAGAGCACGTAGTTGAAGCGTGACGAGCCCTTGGTGCTGAGCACGGCCAGCGCGCAGATAGCAGCCGTCACCGCCACCGCGATCGGGTCCAGCTCCGAGTAGCC
Coding sequences within:
- the LOC136532451 gene encoding cationic amino acid transporter 1-like; amino-acid sequence: MLAVFCYTEFAIEIPVAGGSFAYLRVELGDFMAFIAAGNILLEYCIGGAAVARSWTSYFATLLNHHPDDFRVHAAALAEGYSELDPIAVAVTAAICALAVLSTKGSSRFNYVLSILHLAVIAFIVVAGLTKANAANLSADFAPFGARGIFAASAVLFFAYLGFDAVSTMAEETRNPARDIPVGLVGAMTLTTAVYCLLALVLCLMQPYTEIDADAPFSVAFTAVGMDWAKYIVAFGALKGMTTVLLVGAVGQARYLTHIARTHMAPPCLAQVHPRFGTPVYATVVMMVATAVIALFTNLGILSNLLSISTLFIFTLVAMALLVRRYYVAGETAASDRNRLVACLAVIVASSIATAAYWGMTSSGGGGWVAYVVTVAAWLAATAYLQWGVPKARTPKMWGVPLVPWLPSASIFINIFLLGSIDGASFMRFLIWTAALLAYYFFVGLHASYDTAKAIAAEAEAARVEEGAHKVAVGGCRFG